From Trichocoleus sp. FACHB-46, one genomic window encodes:
- the rppB gene encoding two-component system sensor histidine kinase RppB produces the protein MKDNQLFGSTRLRLALWYAGVMACIMGVSGFGVYQVVAQAYRRTIDQGLQAVTGVVAKRIEPVIQRPEQLRQVAENLSLRLCLAEADCIPTTEATKAAQLPEVIRPPLVGVPDPINYYIRLIDSTGRPIVVMGLQIDKLPSTSGKAKWQTLTDRQGIRYRQVSLPLQIQKQPGGYVQVGRSLQDLDQNLVALRWTLLLGCAIALLFVAWSSWWLAGLAMQPIYRSYQQMQQFTADAAHEFRTPLAAMQATIESTLRFQSKSESSTLETAGGALAVLQRQTLRLSELVKDLLLLTRIDQRKLTGKHFACCLNDLISDLIEELAFLAVKEAVELSMQLQVPTSVYVLGDEEQLYRLVCNLINNAIQATPTGGQVRVSLNRDEQYAIVQVQDTGLGIAPADQVRIFDRFYRVEQDRSRHTGGSGLGLPIALAIAQAHRGTLQVRSELGKGSTFTVRLPLE, from the coding sequence ATGAAAGACAATCAACTCTTTGGTTCAACTCGTCTGCGTTTGGCTCTCTGGTACGCTGGGGTTATGGCTTGCATCATGGGGGTATCTGGTTTTGGAGTTTATCAGGTGGTTGCCCAGGCCTACCGCCGAACCATTGACCAAGGATTGCAAGCGGTTACAGGGGTTGTGGCCAAACGAATCGAGCCTGTTATACAGCGACCAGAGCAGTTACGTCAGGTGGCTGAAAATCTCTCCTTGCGGTTATGTCTCGCTGAAGCAGATTGTATTCCTACTACTGAAGCTACTAAAGCAGCTCAACTTCCTGAAGTCATTCGGCCTCCCCTAGTCGGTGTACCCGACCCCATCAATTACTACATCCGCTTAATAGATTCAACGGGAAGACCCATTGTGGTGATGGGGCTACAGATAGACAAATTACCTAGCACGTCGGGAAAAGCAAAATGGCAAACATTGACGGATCGGCAGGGAATTCGCTATCGCCAAGTCTCCTTACCCCTACAGATACAAAAGCAGCCGGGAGGCTATGTGCAGGTGGGGCGATCGCTCCAAGACTTAGACCAAAATTTGGTTGCCTTACGTTGGACGTTGCTGCTGGGGTGTGCGATCGCGCTGCTCTTCGTGGCTTGGTCTAGTTGGTGGCTAGCGGGACTCGCAATGCAACCGATTTATCGCTCTTATCAACAAATGCAGCAGTTCACTGCCGATGCTGCCCACGAGTTTCGCACGCCGCTCGCTGCCATGCAAGCCACGATCGAATCGACGTTACGCTTTCAAAGTAAGTCTGAAAGCTCTACTTTAGAGACGGCAGGAGGAGCCTTAGCCGTCCTACAACGACAAACTCTACGCCTTTCAGAGTTGGTTAAGGATCTCCTACTGTTAACCCGCATTGACCAGCGTAAACTGACAGGAAAGCATTTCGCTTGCTGCCTGAATGATTTAATCAGCGACTTGATAGAAGAACTCGCTTTTTTAGCGGTTAAAGAGGCGGTGGAACTCTCGATGCAGTTACAGGTGCCTACATCCGTCTATGTTTTAGGCGACGAAGAACAGCTCTATCGTTTGGTTTGCAACTTAATTAACAATGCAATTCAAGCAACGCCCACGGGAGGACAAGTTAGGGTTTCGCTAAACAGGGATGAACAATACGCCATTGTGCAAGTGCAGGACACAGGGCTAGGAATTGCTCCAGCTGACCAAGTCCGAATTTTCGATCGCTTTTATCGAGTAGAACAAGATCGATCGCGGCACACCGGCGGTTCTGGTTTAGGTTTACCCATTGCTTTAGCGATCGCTCAGGCCCATCGCGGCACCCTTCAAGTACGCAGTGAACTTGGTAAGGGCAGCACATTTACCGTGCGTTTGCCTCTAGAATAA
- the rppA gene encoding two-component system response regulator RppA, producing MRLLLVEDEADLGAAIKQVLNHQTYVVDWVLDGTQAWNYLEAHWTEYTLAIFDWMLPGLSGVELCRRLRAQNSPLPVLMLTAKDRMEEKIQGLDSGADDYLVKPFQMAELLARLRALRRRSPQIQPPQLRAGNLTLNYGTHAVVRQDVNGDRQAIPLTIKEFQLLEYFMKHPNQIVNRDQIMNQLWEVGAEPVSNVVAAQVRLLRRKLEDEGTMIETIYGVGYRFNLDG from the coding sequence ATGCGACTGCTATTAGTTGAAGATGAAGCCGATTTAGGCGCAGCCATTAAACAAGTTCTGAATCACCAGACCTACGTGGTGGACTGGGTGCTGGATGGCACGCAAGCCTGGAATTATCTAGAAGCACATTGGACTGAGTACACGTTGGCAATTTTTGATTGGATGTTGCCAGGGCTGTCAGGGGTGGAGTTGTGCCGACGACTACGTGCCCAAAATAGCCCACTCCCTGTTTTGATGCTGACGGCAAAAGACCGCATGGAGGAAAAGATTCAAGGGCTTGATAGTGGTGCAGATGACTACTTGGTTAAGCCTTTTCAGATGGCAGAACTGCTGGCAAGACTGCGGGCGTTGCGGCGACGATCGCCTCAGATCCAGCCGCCTCAACTCCGAGCTGGCAATTTAACGCTCAACTATGGAACTCACGCAGTCGTTCGGCAAGATGTGAATGGCGATCGCCAGGCGATTCCTCTAACCATAAAAGAATTTCAGCTCTTGGAATACTTCATGAAGCATCCCAACCAAATTGTGAACCGCGATCAAATCATGAACCAGCTTTGGGAAGTGGGGGCTGAACCTGTGAGCAATGTTGTTGCCGCCCAAGTTCGTCTACTCCGCCGCAAGTTGGAAGATGAGGGGACTATGATTGAAACCATCTACGGTGTAGGCTATCGCTTTAACCTGGATGGATGA